Genomic window (Alkalibacter saccharofermentans DSM 14828):
CTCCAGTCCTCAGGATGCTATCGGCCTTATGATGACGGCGATAGATGATGACAATCCGGTAATGTTTATAGAGCACAAGGTTTTATACGGCTTGACCGGCGAGGTGGAAGACGACGTAAAGGCAATACCATTTGGCAAGGCCAATATCAAGAAGGAAGGAAGCGACGTAACGATAATAACTTACGGGAAACAGGTATACGATTCCCTTAAGGCTGCAGAGACCTTGGCAAAAGAAGATATCGACGTGGAGGTCATAGATCTAAGAAGTCTATATCCATTAGACAAAGAAACTATTTTCAATTCTATAGAAAAGACCCATAAGGTCGTGTTGGTATCCGAAGAAGCTAAGAGAGGAGCTTTTACCGGAGAGCTTGCTGCTATGATAGCAGAAGAATGCTTCTTTGAATGTGACGCCCCGATCAAGAGGGTAGGAGCTTTAAATTGTCCGATACCCTTTAGTCCGGTTCTCGAAGATTACGTTATTCCGGGCGAAAAGGAAATAGTAGACGCAGTCAAGTCGCTATTTTAGATACGCATCAATTAGGGTTTTGGGAGCCGCCTTGGCGGTTTCCAAAACTTATTTGAATCAGTCGGTTTTTGATTTCATCAGGAGGAGGTTTGTCATGACTTCTATAGGGATAATAGCGAATCCGGCTTCAGGAAGAGACATCCGAAGGCTTGTGTCACACGCCACTGTGATTGACAACAACGAAAAAATAAACATTGTAGAAAGAGTGATACTCGGCGCACAACAATGTGGAGTTGAGAAAGTATACATGATGCCGGATCCATACAACATGGGTTACAGGGTGGCTGACAAGCTAAAAACCACCGGTGAGCTAAAGTGTTCAATCGAAATCATAGAGATATACGAAAACGAAGGCATAGAAGACACCATAAATTCCGCCAGGATAATGGAAGCCAAAAAGGTAGGCTGCATAATTACCTTGGGGGGAGACGGAACCAATAGGGCAGCCGCCAAGTCAATAGTAAAGACTCCCCTGATTGCCATATCAACCGGCACCAACAACGTCTATCCTGAAATGATAGAAGGGACACTGGCGGGGATAGCGGCGGCAGTGGTGGCATCCGGGGAATTTGACAAAAGGGAATTCACTCAAAAGGACAAACGGATAGAAATTTACCATCGGGAAAAGCTTATAGATATAGCCCTAATCGATGCGGTGATATCAAAGGATGTTTTCGTAGGGGCAAAAGCCATCTGGCAGGTGGAAACCATAGAAAAGATTTTCGTAACTAGGGCTCACCCTGCATCCATAGGCTTTTCTTCGGTGATTGGAAATAAAATGATAGTAAGCTGTGAAGATGATTTCGGCGCTATGGTAAACGTCAACACAGATTACAGCTGCATACTGGCACCGATGTCAGCAGGAATCGTCGTGCCCATACCCATAGACCAGCCACAGGTACTGCCCTTTGGTGAGGAGTACAGATACACTACAAGATGCAGGGGGACGATTGCCTTGGATGGGGAGAGGGAGATAGAGTTTGGGCCGGGAGAAGATTATTTCTTCAGGGTGACCAGAAAAGGACCCTTCAGGGTGCAGGTTAAAAAAGCTTTGGAAGCGGCACAAAAAAACGGTTTTTTCAATGTGTGCGACAAATAATCAAGGGGAGGAAATCAAATGGCCGATTATATATTGATGCCAAAATTAGGTCTTACTATGACAGAAGGAACAATAGCAAACTGGAGAAAAAAGGAGGGAGATGAAATCGCTCAGGGGGAGGCTATATTTGACGTGGAAACCGATAAGCTCACCAACGAATTCGAGTCCACGGTCTCAGGGGTTTTAAGAAAGATACTCGTTGAAGAGGGGACTGTAGATGTTTTAAAGCCTGTTGCGATAATAGGTACTGCTGATGAGGATATATCAAGCCTTTTAGGAGACGCTCCGCAAATAGCCAAAGAAAAGCAGGTTGATGCTCCCGTTAAAAATATTGAGGAAAAAGAAAAACCTCAAAAATCAGAAGGCAGGGTAAAAGCGTCTCCAAGGGCGAAAAAGCTTGCAGCAGAAATGGGTATAGATATCAACATGATTACAGGAACCGGGCCACAGGGTTCCGTAACTGAAAAAGATGTGGAAGGGTATTCGAAGCAAGAAGCAAAAGAGAATAAGGTTTCTCCTGCGGCGGCTGTCATAGCGGATAAATTAGAGGTGGACCTTTCCGGGATTCAAAAAGATGAAAGAATAATGAAGGAAGACGTCATAAGGATAAAAGGTGCTCAGGAGCTGGAAAAGTTCGCTGCGCCTCAGGATTTTAGAAAGCAGATGAGCCCCATGAGAAGGGTAATTGCAAAGAGGATGCTTCAAAGCCAACAGATTTCTCCTGTGGTAAATTACAATTTAAGGGTGGATGCCACCAATCTTAACGAGATACGCAATCAGTTCAAAGAAACGGGAGAAAAG
Coding sequences:
- a CDS encoding alpha-ketoacid dehydrogenase subunit beta; the encoded protein is MRKMTYAQGIKEGMRIKMLENPDVFIFGEDVGPFGGCFGVTAGMYDEFGEKRVRDTPISEGAIIGAAVGSAAAGLRPIAELMFIDFATVGMDQLVNQAAKMRYMFGGKITLPMVVRLPAGAGVRAAAQHSQSLEAWLAHVPGLKVVYPSSPQDAIGLMMTAIDDDNPVMFIEHKVLYGLTGEVEDDVKAIPFGKANIKKEGSDVTIITYGKQVYDSLKAAETLAKEDIDVEVIDLRSLYPLDKETIFNSIEKTHKVVLVSEEAKRGAFTGELAAMIAEECFFECDAPIKRVGALNCPIPFSPVLEDYVIPGEKEIVDAVKSLF
- a CDS encoding dihydrolipoamide acetyltransferase family protein; the encoded protein is MADYILMPKLGLTMTEGTIANWRKKEGDEIAQGEAIFDVETDKLTNEFESTVSGVLRKILVEEGTVDVLKPVAIIGTADEDISSLLGDAPQIAKEKQVDAPVKNIEEKEKPQKSEGRVKASPRAKKLAAEMGIDINMITGTGPQGSVTEKDVEGYSKQEAKENKVSPAAAVIADKLEVDLSGIQKDERIMKEDVIRIKGAQELEKFAAPQDFRKQMSPMRRVIAKRMLQSQQISPVVNYNLRVDATNLNEIRNQFKETGEKVTYTDLLVKILSKVLLEYPLLNASIEGDEIITRNYVNMGVAVALPDGLIVPVVKYSNVKDLKTISKEIKDLASRAKTNQLDQDEIKGGTFTITNVGMYGMESFTPIINQPEVAILGINAIIDTPVAVNKEVRIKPLMNLSLTADHRAVDGAVASAFMARLKEVIEKPGLLL
- a CDS encoding ATP-NAD kinase family protein, with product MTSIGIIANPASGRDIRRLVSHATVIDNNEKINIVERVILGAQQCGVEKVYMMPDPYNMGYRVADKLKTTGELKCSIEIIEIYENEGIEDTINSARIMEAKKVGCIITLGGDGTNRAAAKSIVKTPLIAISTGTNNVYPEMIEGTLAGIAAAVVASGEFDKREFTQKDKRIEIYHREKLIDIALIDAVISKDVFVGAKAIWQVETIEKIFVTRAHPASIGFSSVIGNKMIVSCEDDFGAMVNVNTDYSCILAPMSAGIVVPIPIDQPQVLPFGEEYRYTTRCRGTIALDGEREIEFGPGEDYFFRVTRKGPFRVQVKKALEAAQKNGFFNVCDK